AGGCGTTGGTCGTTGACACTCTCTTCGGCAGCACATAAAATGACCTCCTTTGGCCAAAGGGGGGATTTTTGAAACAGAAGACGATCTATACCTGCCAGCAGTGCGGCTATCAGAGTCCCAAGTGGCTGGGAAAGTGTCCCGACTGCCAGAAATGGAACACCCTGGCCGAGGAGGCCATCGTGTTGACCCGGGGGAAAGGCCGCTCACCTGTTCCGGCCGGGAAGCCCCAGCGTCTGCATGAAGTGGCGGGAACTGAGGAGGACCGCATACGCTGCGGCATTGCGGAATTCGATCGGGTCCTGGGAGGCGGAGTGGTCCCCGGCTCCTTCGCCCTGATCGGAGGCGATCCGGGGATCGGCAAATCGACTCTCCTTCTTCAGAGTATTGCGCGCCTGGCGGAATCCGCACCGGCCCTCTACGTCACCGCCGAAGAGTCGACCCGGCAGGTCAAGCTGCGCGCCGAACGACTGGGGGTTGCGGCAAAGGATCTGTTTCTGCTGGCCGAAACTTCCCTGGAAGCGATTCTCGAGAGGGTGCGTGAACTAGGACCCGGGTTCCTGGTGGTCGACTCCATTCAGACCATATTCACCTCAGCCCTCGAATCGGCCCCGGGAAGCGTCAGCCAGGTGCGTGAATGCGCCGGACGGCTGATGCAGGTGGCCAAGGGGGACGGCATTCCCACCTTCATCGTCGGCCACGTCACCAAGGACGGATCCATCGCCGGGCCGCGCATGCTCGAACACATGGTCGATACCGTCCTCTATTTCGAAGGGGATGCGGGTCATCCCTATCGCATCCTGAGGGCGGTGAAGAACCGCTTCGGCTCCACAAACGAGATCGGCGTCTTCGAGATGAAGGAGAGCGGACTGGCCGAAGTCGCCAACCCCTCGGAGCTCTTCCTCGCCGAGCGCCCCGAAGGAGCGGCCGGCAGCGCCGTCGTCTCCTCGCTGGAGGGGAGCCGTCCGATCCTGGTGGAACTGCAGGCGCTGGTCTCCGGCTCCTCTTTCGGAACGCCGCGGCGCACCACCATCGGGATCGATCACAACCGGGTTTCCCTGCTGGTGGCCGTGCTCGAGAAGAAAGTCGGTCTATCGCTGCTGTCTCAGGACGTTTTCCTTAATGTCGCCGGCGGGGTGCGTCTCGACGAACCGGCCGCCGATCTCGGGGTGATCGCCGCCCTGGCTTCCAGCCATCTCAATCGGCCGTTGCCGCCGCGGACCATCGTTTTCGGCGAGGTCGGTCTGGCCGGGGAGGTGCGCGCCGTCTCCCGCCCCGAATTGCGCATCAATGAAGCGGCCCGCCTCGGATTCGACCGCTGCCTGCTCCCTGCCGGCAACCTCAAGAACCTTGAGCCGCCTCCCGGAATCGCGCTGGTCGGCGTCCGCAGCGCCGAAGAGGCGCTGGAAGGAATGTTCGAGTAGGATCGGGATCGGACGACCTCTATGATTCCTGCTCCCATACCTCAAAGGTTTTCATTCTGGAGAGAGATAATGAGCACAGACAAGCTGACGCATTTCGACAGTGAAGGAAAGGCCATCATGGTTGAGGTGGGGGAGAAGTCCGCCACCCGTCGGATCGCCGTGGCCCGGGGAGAGGTGCGCATGAAGGAGGAAACGCTTCGGCGCATCCTGGACCGCTCCGTGGAGAAGGGCGATGTTTTCGCCGTGGCGCGCATCGCAGGAATCATGGCAGCCAAGAAGACGCCGGAGATTATCCCCCTGTGCCATCCTCTGGCCCTGACGTCGGCGGCCGTCGAATTCCATCCTTTTCCCGGGGAGGGACGGGTCGAGGTCGAGGCGACGGTCAAGGTCACCGGAACCACCGGGGTCGAAATGGAGGCCCTCTGCGCGGTT
The genomic region above belongs to Desulfuromonas sp. TF and contains:
- the radA gene encoding DNA repair protein RadA, which encodes MKQKTIYTCQQCGYQSPKWLGKCPDCQKWNTLAEEAIVLTRGKGRSPVPAGKPQRLHEVAGTEEDRIRCGIAEFDRVLGGGVVPGSFALIGGDPGIGKSTLLLQSIARLAESAPALYVTAEESTRQVKLRAERLGVAAKDLFLLAETSLEAILERVRELGPGFLVVDSIQTIFTSALESAPGSVSQVRECAGRLMQVAKGDGIPTFIVGHVTKDGSIAGPRMLEHMVDTVLYFEGDAGHPYRILRAVKNRFGSTNEIGVFEMKESGLAEVANPSELFLAERPEGAAGSAVVSSLEGSRPILVELQALVSGSSFGTPRRTTIGIDHNRVSLLVAVLEKKVGLSLLSQDVFLNVAGGVRLDEPAADLGVIAALASSHLNRPLPPRTIVFGEVGLAGEVRAVSRPELRINEAARLGFDRCLLPAGNLKNLEPPPGIALVGVRSAEEALEGMFE
- the moaC gene encoding cyclic pyranopterin monophosphate synthase MoaC, encoding MSTDKLTHFDSEGKAIMVEVGEKSATRRIAVARGEVRMKEETLRRILDRSVEKGDVFAVARIAGIMAAKKTPEIIPLCHPLALTSAAVEFHPFPGEGRVEVEATVKVTGTTGVEMEALCAVSAAALTIYDMCKAVDKGMVIGEIRLLEKHGGKSGTYLRQE